The following coding sequences lie in one Mucilaginibacter sp. KACC 22773 genomic window:
- a CDS encoding glutamine synthetase III family protein, protein MPNIRFKALQDVLNRTIPEVKPPAAKISDYFGANVFDKKKMKEYLSTEAYQGIVNSIEKGEAIPRDLAEQIASAMKSWALGKGATHYTHWFQPLTGTTAEKHDAFFESTADGGAIERFSGDALSQQEPDASSFPSGGIRNTFEARGYTAWDPSSPAFLMARTLCIPTVFVSYTGEALDYKVPLLKALSVLDKAAVDVCHYFDKGIEKVNASLGLEQEYFLVDIALFNARPDLYLTGRTLFGHISAKNQQLEDHYFGSIPERVYAYMQDMEAEALLLGIPLKTRHNEVAPSQFECAPIYEEINLAIDHNQLLMDLMDRVARRHNFKVLLHEKPYAGINGSGKHNNWSLITNTGKNLLSPGKTPKNNLMFLAFFVNTIKAVHEHADLLRASIASVNNDHRLGANEAPPAIISIFLGSQLNDVLDEIETSRISKKIKEDNLLWQGIPKIPQILPDNTDRNRTSPFAFTGNKFELRAVGSSANSASPMTILNLIVAEQLRKFKYDVDKLIKKGEKKDLALLIVIKKYIKESKNIRFEGNGYSEEWEKEAERRGLANIKTTPKALDAFLAEKAEILFAETGVFTPREAHARHEILLDSFYKKLQIEARVMGELVQNVIIPAAIAYQTKLINNVKGLKDLGLPASTYEAQLDIITKIAEHVNFIKTNVDQMVDARKTANAVEDIRQRAIDYDEKVKSFFAPIRYRVDKLEQLVDDGMWPLPKFRELLFLK, encoded by the coding sequence ATGCCTAACATTCGATTTAAAGCGCTTCAGGACGTTCTGAACAGGACCATCCCCGAAGTTAAACCGCCTGCCGCCAAAATTTCAGATTATTTTGGCGCCAATGTTTTCGATAAAAAGAAAATGAAGGAATACCTTTCTACAGAAGCGTACCAGGGTATCGTTAATTCCATAGAAAAAGGTGAAGCCATCCCCCGCGACCTGGCCGAACAAATAGCCTCGGCCATGAAATCATGGGCTTTGGGCAAAGGGGCTACCCACTATACACACTGGTTTCAGCCGCTTACCGGCACAACTGCCGAAAAGCACGATGCTTTTTTTGAATCGACAGCCGATGGCGGCGCTATTGAGCGCTTTAGCGGTGATGCTTTATCGCAACAGGAGCCCGATGCTTCCAGCTTCCCGAGCGGTGGCATCCGTAATACCTTTGAAGCCCGCGGTTATACCGCATGGGACCCGTCCTCACCCGCCTTTTTAATGGCGCGTACTTTATGTATACCTACTGTATTTGTTTCCTATACCGGCGAGGCATTGGATTATAAGGTACCTTTATTAAAGGCATTAAGTGTGCTTGATAAAGCGGCGGTTGACGTTTGCCATTACTTTGACAAAGGTATCGAGAAGGTAAATGCATCGTTAGGTTTGGAGCAGGAATACTTTTTAGTTGATATTGCCTTATTTAATGCACGTCCCGACCTTTATTTAACAGGTCGCACGCTTTTTGGCCATATATCTGCCAAAAACCAGCAGTTAGAAGATCATTACTTTGGCTCGATACCGGAGCGGGTGTACGCTTACATGCAGGATATGGAGGCCGAGGCCTTATTATTAGGTATACCATTAAAAACGCGTCACAATGAGGTCGCGCCATCGCAATTTGAATGCGCGCCAATTTATGAGGAAATAAACCTGGCCATTGACCATAACCAACTGCTGATGGATTTGATGGACCGTGTGGCCCGCCGTCATAACTTTAAAGTATTACTGCATGAAAAACCATACGCCGGCATAAACGGATCTGGCAAGCACAATAACTGGTCGTTGATAACCAATACGGGGAAAAACCTGTTGTCACCGGGCAAAACGCCTAAAAACAACCTGATGTTCCTTGCCTTTTTTGTAAATACAATCAAAGCAGTTCATGAACATGCCGACTTGTTAAGGGCATCCATAGCGTCAGTTAACAATGACCATCGCCTGGGTGCGAATGAAGCCCCCCCGGCTATTATATCTATTTTCCTTGGCAGCCAGCTAAACGATGTGCTGGATGAGATAGAAACTTCGCGCATCAGCAAAAAAATAAAAGAGGATAACCTGTTATGGCAGGGCATTCCGAAAATTCCGCAGATACTGCCCGATAATACCGACCGTAACCGTACTTCGCCTTTTGCATTTACCGGTAATAAATTTGAATTAAGGGCAGTAGGCTCATCGGCCAATTCGGCCAGCCCGATGACAATCCTTAATCTGATTGTGGCCGAGCAGCTCAGGAAATTCAAATACGATGTAGATAAACTGATTAAAAAGGGTGAAAAGAAAGATCTTGCACTCTTGATCGTTATTAAAAAATACATCAAAGAATCAAAAAACATCCGTTTTGAAGGCAATGGGTACAGCGAGGAGTGGGAAAAAGAAGCCGAAAGGCGCGGTTTGGCCAATATTAAAACCACTCCAAAAGCGCTGGACGCATTTTTGGCCGAAAAGGCTGAGATCCTGTTTGCCGAAACCGGTGTTTTTACTCCCCGTGAGGCACACGCCCGTCATGAAATACTTTTAGATAGCTTTTATAAAAAGTTACAGATAGAAGCCCGCGTAATGGGCGAACTGGTGCAAAATGTTATTATCCCTGCTGCAATAGCTTATCAAACCAAACTGATAAACAATGTAAAAGGCTTAAAAGATTTAGGTCTTCCGGCATCAACCTATGAGGCCCAGCTTGATATAATCACAAAAATTGCCGAACACGTAAACTTCATTAAAACCAATGTTGACCAAATGGTTGATGCACGTAAAACAGCAAACGCGGTAGAAGACATTCGCCAGCGCGCCATTGACTATGATGAGAAGGTGAAATCATTTTTTGCCCCTATCCGCTACCGGGTTGATAAGCTGGAGCAGCTGGTAGACGATGGCATGTGGCCATTGCCTAAGTTTAGGGAACTGTTGTTTCTTAAATAG
- a CDS encoding ammonium transporter, with amino-acid sequence MKVSSTKLNLLSSVRQLTREKWALGATIFTGKMIGLLLVFAAMMVLPGVLGTSAHAAETYTAHETSLINTVNTVWTLVAAFLVFGMQAGFVMLEAGFARKRETVNVLMECIFDTCLCGLLFYAVGYAFMFGNGNGFIGWGGLGADGKTITNWFFLQNTPDTYGSTGIPVLAHWIFQYAFADTCSTIVSGAMIGRTSFRGDILYSIGITGFIYPIIGHWAWGPDGFLALMGTSGIFQSLSAQPFRDFAGSTVVHTIGGVASIAGAMVLGPRLGRIFARDDKEKGGLPSGHNLLVAAVGGFILWFGWYGFNPGSTLSAMDMQGIGRVAANTTLAACAGGFTAMLAALWWGPTKGKFDLGFTINGFLGGLVAITCPCYWVSPFGAVMLGGVAGFVIFAGIYIIEWFRIDDPIGAFSVHGLGGIWGTLSLGLFASGQYGATGPTGADNSAPVAGLFYGGGGAVLKAQFIGSFTITAAVFIVTYVMMFIINKLPNPWKLRLEEEGETGPGGIDVFDHGIEVYPAQDDEISLSGLFDKGVTSPSAV; translated from the coding sequence ATGAAAGTAAGTTCTACAAAATTAAACCTCCTAAGTTCAGTCCGACAGCTGACACGTGAGAAATGGGCGCTGGGAGCTACCATTTTTACAGGAAAAATGATTGGCCTATTGCTGGTTTTTGCCGCAATGATGGTTTTACCTGGTGTACTTGGCACGTCTGCACATGCTGCCGAAACCTACACCGCTCATGAAACATCGTTAATTAATACAGTTAACACTGTTTGGACACTGGTTGCTGCCTTTTTAGTATTTGGTATGCAAGCGGGTTTTGTTATGCTCGAAGCTGGCTTTGCCCGCAAACGCGAAACCGTGAACGTTTTAATGGAGTGTATTTTTGATACTTGCCTTTGTGGTTTGTTATTTTACGCTGTAGGTTATGCGTTTATGTTTGGTAATGGTAACGGCTTTATAGGCTGGGGCGGCTTAGGTGCTGATGGCAAAACCATCACCAACTGGTTTTTCCTGCAAAATACGCCTGATACTTATGGTTCAACAGGTATCCCTGTTTTGGCACACTGGATATTCCAGTACGCTTTTGCTGATACTTGCTCAACTATTGTATCTGGTGCAATGATTGGCCGTACCAGCTTCCGTGGCGATATCCTTTACAGTATAGGTATTACAGGTTTTATTTACCCAATTATAGGTCACTGGGCCTGGGGACCGGATGGTTTCTTAGCATTAATGGGTACTTCTGGTATTTTCCAATCATTAAGTGCTCAGCCTTTCCGCGATTTTGCAGGTTCAACAGTGGTACACACTATTGGTGGTGTAGCATCTATAGCCGGTGCAATGGTATTAGGCCCACGGTTGGGCAGGATATTTGCCCGCGATGATAAAGAAAAAGGTGGATTACCATCGGGTCATAACTTATTGGTAGCCGCTGTGGGTGGTTTTATCCTGTGGTTTGGCTGGTATGGTTTTAACCCTGGTTCAACATTATCGGCAATGGATATGCAAGGTATTGGCCGTGTTGCTGCCAACACTACGCTTGCTGCCTGCGCCGGTGGTTTTACTGCTATGCTTGCTGCTTTATGGTGGGGGCCAACCAAAGGTAAATTCGATCTTGGTTTTACCATTAACGGTTTCCTTGGCGGCCTTGTTGCAATTACCTGCCCATGTTACTGGGTAAGCCCTTTTGGCGCGGTAATGTTAGGTGGTGTTGCCGGTTTCGTAATTTTTGCCGGTATTTACATAATAGAATGGTTCCGTATTGATGATCCTATCGGTGCATTTTCTGTACACGGTTTAGGCGGTATCTGGGGTACTTTATCGTTGGGTTTATTTGCATCTGGCCAATATGGTGCTACCGGCCCAACCGGTGCCGATAATTCAGCTCCTGTTGCAGGTTTATTTTACGGTGGTGGCGGTGCTGTACTTAAAGCGCAATTTATTGGTAGCTTTACTATCACAGCTGCTGTGTTTATTGTAACTTATGTAATGATGTTTATCATCAACAAATTGCCTAATCCATGGAAATTGCGTCTTGAAGAGGAAGGTGAAACAGGACCAGGCGGTATCGATGTATTCGATCACGGTATCGAAGTTTATCCAGCCCAGGATGATGAGATCAGCTTAAGCGGCCTTTTTGATAAAGGTGTAACATCTCCATCTGCAGTATAA
- a CDS encoding porin: protein MKKTLLLLSALVAGSFVVKAQDTVKTTADAPLVIYGSVDTYFKKDFANKPNIQTSFGSDNNSVSIGMIDLGLKKKVGKASFVGEMSFGPRGQEQSIPDAIYGSLPAGTSSYHIQNLYVSYDVTDKFNLTAGYMATFVGYEVISPVGNFNYSTSYLFSAGPFQNAGFKATYAFSDKVSLMAGIFNDNWNTYKSNSATPEVSTFGSQLFLAPVKGWTAYINFASGKYSGTILDLTTAYQITDAFKLGLNAARKTGMGAYNYFGYALYPQLAVSKAVTFGLREEYFKAKATNGGADIGITPGNSVFASTLTCSIKSGPLTFIPEFRLDHTKTGDVFWKSDGTPSKSAGQFLLAAVYAF from the coding sequence ATGAAAAAAACACTTTTACTTTTATCAGCTCTTGTTGCCGGTTCCTTCGTTGTTAAAGCGCAGGATACCGTTAAAACCACTGCAGATGCGCCTTTGGTAATCTACGGGTCGGTAGATACCTACTTCAAAAAAGATTTTGCTAATAAGCCAAACATTCAAACCTCTTTCGGTTCTGATAATAATTCAGTATCAATTGGTATGATCGATCTGGGTTTAAAGAAAAAGGTAGGCAAAGCATCGTTTGTTGGCGAAATGTCATTTGGTCCGCGTGGCCAGGAGCAGTCAATTCCTGATGCTATTTATGGGTCATTGCCGGCTGGTACTTCAAGCTACCACATTCAAAACTTATACGTTTCTTATGATGTAACCGATAAGTTTAACTTAACAGCAGGTTACATGGCTACATTTGTTGGTTACGAGGTAATTAGCCCGGTAGGTAACTTTAACTATTCAACTTCTTATTTATTCAGTGCAGGCCCGTTCCAAAATGCAGGCTTTAAAGCAACTTATGCTTTCTCTGATAAAGTAAGTTTGATGGCTGGTATTTTTAATGACAACTGGAATACTTACAAATCAAATTCGGCTACACCAGAAGTATCAACCTTTGGCTCGCAGTTGTTTTTGGCACCTGTTAAAGGATGGACAGCTTACATTAACTTTGCAAGCGGAAAATACTCTGGTACTATATTGGATTTAACCACCGCTTACCAGATAACCGATGCGTTTAAATTAGGTTTAAATGCTGCCCGTAAAACAGGTATGGGTGCTTATAACTACTTTGGTTATGCCCTATATCCTCAGTTGGCTGTTTCAAAAGCAGTTACTTTTGGTTTAAGAGAGGAGTATTTCAAAGCTAAAGCAACAAATGGTGGTGCTGATATTGGCATTACTCCTGGCAACTCGGTGTTTGCTTCAACCTTAACTTGCAGCATCAAATCAGGTCCTTTAACTTTCATCCCTGAGTTTAGGTTAGATCATACAAAAACCGGTGATGTTTTCTGGAAGAGTGACGGCACTCCTTCAAAATCAGCTGGTCAGTTTTTGTTAGCC